Proteins from a genomic interval of Hornefia porci:
- a CDS encoding adenylosuccinate synthase — MVKAIVGANWGDEGKGKITDVLAQEADIVVRFQGGANAGHTIKNKYGKFSLHMMPSGVFNENTTCVLGNGVALDIDKFVNEVKDIVSKGVPQPDILVSDRAHVVMPYHILQDGYEEERLAGHAYGSTKSGIAPCYSDKYAKIGFQVNELFMPEEPLKERVNNVCTIKNALFTSLYHKPALVPEEVYEKILDLREKIRPYVGSAAAFLNQAIRDNKTILLEGQLGTMKDIDHGIYPMVTSSNPIAGYGGAGAGIPPYEIRQIVAVTKAYSSSVGGGDFVTEIFGEEAEELRRRGGDGGEYGATTGRPRRVGWYDCVASRYGCMIQGATDVALTVVDPLGYLDEIPLCIGYEIDGRKIQDFPHVTDLGQCKPIYKMMKGWKSDITGIRTFEELPAECREYVNEIERQLGFPITMVSNGPAREDIILRKPLI; from the coding sequence ATGGTCAAAGCAATCGTAGGAGCAAACTGGGGTGACGAAGGCAAGGGCAAAATCACCGATGTCCTGGCACAGGAGGCGGATATAGTCGTCCGGTTCCAGGGCGGCGCCAACGCCGGTCACACGATCAAGAACAAATATGGAAAATTCTCTCTTCACATGATGCCGTCCGGCGTCTTCAACGAGAACACCACCTGCGTTCTCGGAAACGGCGTCGCGCTGGATATCGATAAATTCGTCAATGAAGTGAAGGACATCGTCTCGAAGGGCGTTCCGCAGCCGGACATTCTGGTTTCCGACCGGGCGCACGTTGTCATGCCCTATCACATCCTGCAGGACGGGTACGAGGAAGAGCGTCTGGCCGGTCACGCATACGGCTCCACCAAGTCCGGAATCGCACCTTGCTATTCCGACAAATACGCCAAGATCGGCTTTCAGGTCAACGAGCTCTTCATGCCTGAGGAACCGCTGAAAGAGCGGGTGAACAACGTGTGCACCATCAAGAATGCCCTGTTCACCAGCCTCTATCACAAGCCTGCTCTGGTTCCGGAGGAGGTGTACGAGAAGATTTTGGATCTGCGGGAGAAGATCCGTCCCTATGTGGGGAGCGCCGCCGCATTCCTGAATCAGGCTATCCGCGACAACAAAACAATTCTCCTGGAAGGCCAGCTCGGAACCATGAAGGACATCGACCACGGAATCTATCCGATGGTCACCTCTTCAAACCCCATCGCCGGCTACGGCGGCGCGGGAGCCGGCATTCCGCCTTATGAGATCCGTCAGATTGTCGCTGTCACAAAAGCCTATTCCTCCAGCGTCGGCGGCGGAGACTTTGTGACTGAAATCTTCGGCGAAGAAGCCGAGGAGCTGCGCAGACGCGGCGGAGACGGCGGTGAATACGGTGCGACCACAGGCCGCCCGCGGAGAGTCGGCTGGTATGACTGCGTCGCCTCCCGGTACGGCTGTATGATTCAGGGCGCCACCGACGTTGCCCTGACGGTCGTGGATCCCCTCGGCTATCTGGACGAGATCCCGCTCTGCATCGGCTACGAGATCGACGGAAGGAAAATTCAGGATTTCCCGCACGTCACCGACCTCGGACAATGCAAGCCTATCTATAAAATGATGAAGGGCTGGAAGTCTGACATCACAGGCATCCGGACCTTTGAAGAACTGCCGGCGGAATGCCGGGAGTACGTGAATGAAATCGAGCGTCAGCTCGGCTTCCCGATTACCATGGTCTCCAATGGCCCGGCCCGCGAAGACATCATTCTCCGCAAGCCGCTGATCTAG
- the purB gene encoding adenylosuccinate lyase, whose translation MADYTGYTSPLSERYPSAEMKYLFSPEMKFRTWRRLWIALAEAEKELGLDITQEQIDELIAHKDDINYDVAKAREKEVRHDVMSHVYAYGVQCPKAKGIIHLGATSCYVGDNTDLIIMTEALKLIRAKLINAIDHLADFAEKYRSQPCLAYTHYQAAQPTTVGKRATLWLNDLVMDLGDLDYVLSTVRLLGSKGTTGTQASFLELFGGDHEKCKALDQKIADKMGFEACYPVSGQTYSRKVDSRVLNVLAGIAQSAHKFSNDIRLLQHMKEVEEPFEKHQIGSSAMAYKRNPMRSERMASLANYVISDAMNPQLTAATQWFERTLDDSANKRISVSEAFLATDSILELYINISEGLVVYPKVIEAHLTAELPFMATENILMDAVKAGGDRQELHERIRELSMEAGKTVKEEGKPNDLLDRIAADPAFHISKEALQKVMKPENYIGRSAEQTLEFLDGVIKPVLSANRDVLGVEAEINV comes from the coding sequence GATTATACTGGCTATACAAGTCCACTTTCGGAACGGTATCCGAGTGCGGAAATGAAGTACCTTTTTTCGCCGGAGATGAAGTTCCGTACCTGGCGCAGGCTGTGGATCGCTCTGGCGGAGGCGGAGAAGGAGCTGGGCCTGGACATCACCCAGGAACAGATCGACGAACTCATCGCCCACAAGGACGACATCAATTATGATGTTGCCAAAGCAAGGGAGAAGGAAGTACGGCACGACGTCATGTCTCACGTCTACGCATACGGAGTACAGTGCCCTAAGGCGAAGGGAATCATTCACCTCGGCGCGACATCCTGCTACGTCGGCGACAACACTGACCTGATCATCATGACAGAAGCGCTGAAGCTGATCCGCGCCAAGCTGATAAACGCCATCGACCACCTGGCCGATTTTGCGGAAAAATATCGTTCGCAGCCCTGTCTGGCCTATACGCACTATCAGGCCGCCCAGCCCACCACCGTGGGCAAGCGAGCGACACTGTGGCTGAACGACCTGGTTATGGATCTGGGCGATCTGGATTATGTTCTCAGCACCGTCCGGCTGCTGGGTTCCAAGGGAACGACGGGAACACAGGCTTCCTTTCTGGAGCTTTTCGGCGGCGACCACGAGAAATGCAAGGCGCTGGACCAGAAAATCGCGGACAAAATGGGATTCGAGGCGTGCTACCCGGTTTCCGGGCAGACCTACTCCCGGAAGGTGGACAGCCGCGTATTGAACGTGCTGGCCGGCATCGCGCAGTCCGCGCATAAATTCAGTAACGACATCCGTCTGCTGCAGCATATGAAGGAGGTCGAAGAGCCCTTTGAAAAGCATCAGATCGGCTCCTCTGCCATGGCATATAAGCGGAACCCCATGCGCTCAGAGCGCATGGCGTCCCTGGCGAACTACGTGATCAGCGACGCCATGAATCCGCAGCTGACGGCGGCGACCCAGTGGTTTGAACGGACGCTGGACGATTCCGCCAACAAGAGAATCAGCGTTTCCGAGGCGTTCCTCGCCACGGACAGCATTCTCGAGCTGTACATCAACATCTCCGAGGGTCTCGTGGTTTATCCGAAGGTCATCGAGGCGCACCTGACGGCAGAGCTCCCGTTCATGGCGACGGAGAACATTCTGATGGACGCCGTCAAGGCCGGCGGCGACCGGCAGGAGCTCCACGAACGCATTCGCGAGCTCTCGATGGAGGCCGGAAAAACAGTCAAGGAGGAGGGAAAGCCCAACGATCTTCTGGATCGCATCGCGGCCGATCCCGCCTTCCACATAAGCAAAGAGGCTTTACAGAAGGTTATGAAGCCAGAGAATTACATTGGAAGGTCTGCGGAGCAGACACTCGAGTTTCTTGACGGGGTCATAAAGCCTGTTCTGTCCGCCAACAGAGACGTACTGGGCGTCGAGGCGGAAATCAATGTATAG